In a single window of the Chondrocystis sp. NIES-4102 genome:
- a CDS encoding response regulator receiver modulated diguanylate cyclase/phosphodiesterase with PAS/PAC sensor(s) gives MSNQEITGILQQQNSLLNRVELVLTENQQLRTELLELSEREERFRQIAENVREVFFVISAKTDEILYISPTYEKVWGRSCQSLYEDPQSWLFAIHPEDSSKAIATIETQFRTGDDFEEEYRIIRPDQSICWVRVRAFPVRDVMGKVNRFVGIAEDITKRKEAEAALRESEEQFRLTFEMAPIGMAISTLTGKFERVNQALCDFLGYTQAELLPLSFPEISYLEDWKKHRNLEQKLITTQESDFQIEARFIAKNGRVVDTILKVVLVCDADGNPLHFNNQIVDITERKQMERQLVYDALHDNLTGLPNRALFMDRLEQQLKKSYNNNNYLFAVLFLDLDRFKVVNDSVGHLIGNKLLIEIAQRLEKLIAPTDTVARLGGDEFTILLENINSKLDAIVVAESIYQTLSIPFNIDGYELFTTASIGIALSSQGYEKPADILRDADLTMYSAKEQGKARYEIFDNSLRDRALQRLELETDLRRAIERREFEVYYQPITSLKLGTLSGFEALARWNHPQKGCIQPNDFIPICEETGLIVPLGNWLLREACLATRNWQLKYPSHPPIRMSVNLSGQQFRDPQLVDEITKILDETGLEGKFLKLEITESILIDNLETVTEIILNLRKKQIQFSIDDFGTGYSSLSYLHRFPVDTIKIDRSFVNQMQANGENSAIVKAIVTLAHLLNMDVIAEGIETTSQLAQLKLLECEYGQGFFFSKPLNKQQAEALIASFPQWN, from the coding sequence ATGTCTAACCAAGAAATAACAGGGATTTTGCAGCAACAAAATTCTCTCTTAAATAGAGTTGAACTAGTATTAACAGAGAATCAACAACTGAGAACAGAATTACTAGAACTATCCGAGAGAGAAGAGCGATTTCGTCAAATTGCGGAAAATGTGCGCGAAGTTTTCTTTGTTATTTCTGCTAAGACAGACGAGATATTATATATAAGCCCAACCTACGAAAAAGTCTGGGGCAGAAGTTGTCAGAGTTTATATGAAGATCCCCAATCTTGGCTATTTGCGATTCATCCCGAAGACTCCTCTAAAGCGATCGCTACTATTGAAACTCAATTTAGAACAGGAGATGACTTTGAAGAAGAATATCGTATTATTAGACCAGATCAATCTATTTGTTGGGTGAGAGTTAGGGCTTTTCCTGTAAGAGATGTGATGGGCAAAGTTAATCGCTTTGTCGGCATTGCAGAAGATATTACTAAACGCAAAGAAGCAGAGGCAGCACTAAGGGAAAGTGAAGAACAATTTCGCTTAACTTTTGAAATGGCACCTATCGGTATGGCAATTAGTACTTTGACAGGGAAATTTGAGCGAGTTAATCAGGCTTTATGCGATTTTCTAGGTTATACCCAAGCGGAATTATTACCTTTATCTTTTCCTGAAATTAGCTATTTAGAAGATTGGAAAAAACATCGCAATTTAGAACAAAAACTTATTACAACCCAAGAATCAGATTTTCAAATAGAAGCACGCTTTATTGCTAAAAATGGACGGGTGGTTGATACCATTCTAAAAGTAGTATTAGTGTGTGATGCCGACGGCAATCCCTTACATTTCAATAATCAGATTGTCGACATTACTGAGCGTAAACAAATGGAAAGACAACTGGTGTATGACGCACTACATGATAACTTAACGGGTTTACCTAATCGAGCCTTATTTATGGATCGTTTAGAGCAGCAACTTAAAAAGAGTTACAATAACAATAATTATTTATTTGCCGTGCTGTTTCTAGATTTGGATCGCTTCAAAGTAGTTAATGATAGTGTAGGACATCTCATAGGGAACAAACTCCTAATTGAAATTGCCCAGCGACTTGAAAAATTGATCGCGCCAACAGATACAGTCGCTCGCTTGGGAGGGGATGAATTTACAATTTTACTAGAAAATATTAATAGTAAATTAGATGCCATTGTAGTGGCCGAAAGTATCTATCAAACCTTAAGTATTCCCTTCAATATTGACGGTTATGAACTATTTACCACAGCTAGTATTGGTATTGCTTTATCTTCCCAAGGATATGAAAAACCTGCCGATATCTTAAGAGATGCCGATTTAACCATGTATAGTGCTAAAGAGCAGGGGAAGGCGCGTTATGAGATTTTTGACAATTCCCTACGCGATCGCGCCTTACAAAGATTAGAATTAGAAACTGACTTACGTAGAGCTATAGAAAGACGCGAATTTGAAGTTTACTATCAGCCTATTACTTCCTTAAAGTTAGGTACTTTATCTGGTTTTGAGGCTCTAGCACGCTGGAATCATCCCCAAAAAGGCTGTATTCAACCTAATGATTTTATTCCTATCTGCGAAGAAACGGGCTTAATTGTGCCTTTAGGTAATTGGTTACTGCGAGAAGCTTGTTTAGCTACTCGTAATTGGCAACTTAAATATCCTTCTCATCCACCTATTCGTATGAGTGTTAATCTTTCTGGGCAACAATTTCGTGATCCACAGTTAGTAGACGAAATCACTAAAATTTTAGATGAAACTGGATTAGAAGGTAAGTTTTTGAAATTAGAAATTACTGAAAGTATTCTCATTGATAATTTGGAAACTGTAACAGAAATTATTTTAAATTTGAGAAAGAAACAAATTCAGTTTAGTATTGATGATTTTGGTACAGGATATTCATCTTTGAGCTATTTACATCGTTTTCCTGTCGATACTATTAAAATAGACCGCTCTTTTGTTAATCAAATGCAAGCTAATGGTGAAAATTCTGCAATTGTTAAAGCTATTGTCACCTTAGCCCATTTATTAAATATGGATGTAATTGCCGAAGGAATTGAGACTACTTCCCAATTAGCTCAACTAAAGTTATTAGAATGTGAATATGGGCAAGGATTTTTCTTTTCTAAACCCCTAAATAAACAACAAGCTGAGGCTTTAATTGCTAGTTTTCCTCAATGGAATTGA
- a CDS encoding type 11 methyltransferase has translation MKINQKQLTGIFFSILAIALILTNFTYTPIANAQDNLQPYYRQKAIHNPDGIGKYYFNREIAQVMGHQAIDWLERNSRETEEKPDTTVEMLNLKADDVVADIGAGSGYFSFRMAAKVPEGKVYAVDIQPEMLEAIATFQQENHITNVETILGQEDNPNLPPESIDLALMVDAYHEFAYPKEMMDGIFNALKPGGKVVLLEYRQENPMIMIKPLHKMSQKQVKKELSSVGLHWETTKEFLPEQHFLVFSKPV, from the coding sequence TTGAAAATCAATCAAAAACAACTAACTGGTATATTTTTTAGTATATTGGCGATCGCTTTAATTTTAACTAATTTTACCTATACACCCATTGCCAATGCGCAAGATAATCTCCAACCCTATTACCGCCAAAAAGCAATTCATAACCCAGACGGCATAGGTAAATACTATTTTAATCGTGAAATTGCCCAAGTGATGGGACATCAGGCTATAGATTGGTTGGAAAGAAATAGTAGAGAAACGGAGGAAAAACCAGATACAACTGTAGAGATGTTGAATCTTAAAGCTGATGATGTTGTAGCGGATATTGGGGCAGGATCTGGATATTTTAGCTTCCGTATGGCTGCCAAAGTACCAGAAGGTAAAGTTTATGCTGTCGATATTCAACCAGAAATGTTAGAAGCGATCGCAACTTTTCAGCAGGAAAATCATATTACTAATGTTGAAACTATTTTAGGACAGGAAGATAACCCCAATCTACCCCCAGAAAGTATTGATCTGGCTTTAATGGTTGATGCTTATCATGAGTTTGCTTATCCTAAAGAAATGATGGATGGGATCTTTAATGCCTTAAAACCAGGAGGAAAAGTGGTTTTATTAGAATATCGTCAGGAAAATCCGATGATTATGATTAAACCCTTACATAAGATGTCACAAAAGCAAGTTAAAAAGGAATTATCTAGTGTAGGTTTGCATTGGGAAACTACTAAAGAGTTTTTACCCGAACAGCATTTTTTAGTTTTTAGTAAGCCTGTTTAA
- a CDS encoding urease accessory protein UreF, which translates to MNHPPSTIAQKLALMQLADSFFPSGAYTLSHGLESLIQQQQIKQSEDLISFIQILLNYKIATCDLVALLHAYNGSVADNLATIITADNQLFAQTLIATTRKTQQQSGRALLMVAQTTWQHQQLTKLEQAQASNQFYCLHPIVFGVVGNIIGLSAIDTALGFIHGLVTGILGAAIRLGILGHLQAQKILLQLAPEIEAVYLKAASLNLDQMWSCTPTIDIAQMRHSQLSMRLFAS; encoded by the coding sequence ATGAATCATCCCCCCTCAACAATTGCTCAAAAACTCGCTTTAATGCAGCTTGCAGACTCTTTTTTCCCTTCAGGTGCTTATACCCTTTCTCATGGTTTAGAATCTTTGATACAACAGCAGCAAATAAAACAGTCTGAAGATTTAATTTCTTTTATCCAAATACTTTTAAACTACAAAATAGCTACTTGCGATCTGGTTGCCTTACTGCACGCCTATAATGGTAGTGTTGCCGATAATTTAGCAACTATTATCACAGCAGATAATCAATTATTTGCCCAAACCCTAATTGCCACTACTCGCAAAACCCAACAACAAAGTGGACGAGCATTATTAATGGTTGCACAAACTACTTGGCAGCATCAACAATTAACAAAATTAGAACAAGCTCAAGCATCAAATCAATTTTACTGTCTTCACCCGATCGTATTTGGTGTAGTTGGTAATATTATTGGTTTAAGCGCGATCGATACAGCTTTAGGCTTTATACATGGGTTAGTTACAGGAATCTTAGGCGCAGCCATTCGTTTAGGAATTTTAGGTCATCTGCAAGCGCAAAAAATCCTACTTCAGTTAGCACCAGAAATTGAAGCAGTTTATTTAAAAGCAGCATCTTTAAACTTAGATCAAATGTGGTCTTGCACCCCTACAATTGACATCGCTCAAATGCGCCATAGCCAATTAAGTATGCGTTTATTTGCTAGTTAA